One part of the Amaranthus tricolor cultivar Red isolate AtriRed21 chromosome 16, ASM2621246v1, whole genome shotgun sequence genome encodes these proteins:
- the LOC130802902 gene encoding uncharacterized protein LOC130802902 — MSSTAILSRLSILRGLVKGKSNSAIVNLFNSQVSSSTKRITRLPRRLPVESSCLLSMLPLHSAIASARLQSVLSVDSQTWCLVPQGNSMPL, encoded by the exons ATGAGCAGCACAGCGATTCTATCTAGGCTATCAATTCTTCGAGGATTGGTGAAAGGCAAATCAAATTCCGCCATTGTTAACTTGTTCAATTCTCAAGTTTCTTCTTCCACAAAGCGCATTACTCGTCTTCCCAG GAGATTACCTGTTGAATCCAGCTGCTTACTTTCAATGTTGCCACTCCACAGTGCAATTGCTTCTGCTAGATTACAGTCTGTTTTATCTGTTGACTCCCAGACTTGGTGTTTAGTTCCTCAAG GCAACTCCATGCCTTTATGA